The window GGGCGGAGTCGTAGCGGTTGCCGGTGCCGACCGGGAAGCGGGTGTGGCGGCGGTGGCCGGAGGTGAGGCCGGTGGCGGCCCGGACCTCGAACTCGGTCTCGTCGTCGGTGGTGAGCAGCAGGTAGGCGGCGTCGCCGTCGAGCAGGTCGCGGGCGCGTTCGACGGTGCGCTGGAGCAGGGTGTCCAGGTCGTCGGTGGCGGTGGGACCGGCGAGCAGGTCCAGCCGGGAGCCGGTCGGGTCGGGCTTGTCGCCGGGCAGCGCCCGGGCGGGCGAGCGGAGCACCGCGCGGTCGGGTTCGAGGACGAGCAGGCAGAGCGTGGACGGGACGCCCTCGGTGTCGCGGATGCGGACCTGCAGGCCGTAGACCTCGACGGTCCGGCCGTCGGCGTGGCGCAGGCCGTAGCTGCCCTCCCAGCGGGCCAGCCGCAGCGTCGCGGCCAGCCCGAGCCCGGTGCCGGGGCCCTGCGGCCAGACGGTGAGGTCGGCCCAGGGGCGGCCGAGCACGGTGTCGGCGGGGTGCTGGAAGAGCGCCTCGGCGTCCGGGTTCCAGGCGAGCACGCGGCCGTCGTCGTCGAGCTGGACGACGGCGACGTGGACCGGTCCGGCGCTGCTGGGCAGTTCGCTGCCCGGGGTGGCGGGGACGGCGTAGCGGGTGCCGGTGACGTGGGCGGGCAGGGCGAGCCGGAACCAGACGGTCTTGCGGCCGGCGGAGTACTCGACGCCCCAGCGTTCGGCGAGGGCGGAGCACATCAACAGGCCGCGGCCGCCTTCGCCGTCGGGGTCGGCGTAGCGCTCGGAGGCGGTGACGGGGACGTCGGCGAAGGACGGCAGACCGCGCTCGGGGTGGTGGTCGGTGACCTCGATCCGGACGGTCTCCTCCTCGCGCAGGCAGCAGACCTCGGCGGCGGTGCCGGCGTGCACCACGGCGTTGGTGACGAGTTCGCTGACCAGGACCACGGCGTCGTCGACGATCTCGGGCAGGCCCCAGCCCAGCAGCGCGTCCCGGACGAACGAGCGGGCGGCCGAGGCCGACCGGCCGACCGGTTCGAAGGTGGCGGCTGCGCGCGCGGTGACCACGTTGCCACTTCTCCTCTGCTCTGGCCTGGCTGCCCGGGTGCGGCGGCGACCTCCCCGTGGGCGCCGGCGGGGTGAGCGGCGGCGCTGGGGCGGGTCGTGGCCCGGTGCAGCGCCCCACCCTACTTTCCGGTTGGTTCCCCGTGGGGGCGGGGCGCCGAAACAGGCACCTGAGGGTGATTCTGCCCACCTGTTTCGGTCGGGGCGGTACCAACCGAGCGCAACCGGCCGTATACCCGGTGCCGGTGCTGCCAGACTGGGGGGTCCGTGACGCCCGTGGGAGCAGTACGGTCGATGCGGGTTCCGGTGGTCCGCGAGGTCACCGGGACGCTGTAGCGCCGACCGGTGTGGCTTCGCGCCCCGAAAACGGGGCACGGGGGATCACCGGACAGTTCACGATCTGGGAGGGGCCCGTTGAGTTCGGCCACCAAGGACGCAACCGGTACGACGCCGCCTGCCCAGCGCGGTGTGCGGCCCGGGGCCGCGCCGCGGAGCGCGGCCGGCCGGCGAGCGAACCACAGCCGCGGAGCCGAGCCGGCGGAGCTGCGCAAGCTGCTGGCCGCGCTGACCGCGATGCGCGACGGCAACTTCCGGCGGCGGCTGACCGTGCCGGGCGACGGTCCGCTGGCCGAGATCGCCGCAGTGTTCAACGAGGTCGCCGAGCGGAACCAGCACCTGACCGGTGAGCTGGCCAGGGTCCGGCGCGCGGTGGGCCGTGAGGGCCGGCTGAACGAGCGGCTGGAGACGGGTGCGGGCGAGGGCGCCTGGATGGCGGCCGTCGACAACTGCAACGCGCTGATCGACGACCTGGCCCGGCCGATGGCCGAGGTGGGCCGGGTGCTGGCCTCGATCGCCGAGGGCGACCTGGACCAGAAGATGGAGCTGCGCTCGCTGCACAGCAACGGGGTGAGCCACCCGCTGCGCGGCGAGTACCTGAAGATCGGCCGGACGGTCAACGGGCTGGTGGACCAGCTGTCGGAGTTCACCGACGAGGTGACCCGGGTGGCCATCGAGGTCGGTACCGAGGGCAAGCTGGGCGGCCAGGCCAAGGTGCGCAGCGTCTCGGGCAGTTGGAAGGACCTCGCGGACTCGGTCAACACGATGGCCGGCCGGCTGACCGCGCAGGTGCGCAACATCGCCCAGGTGACCACGGCGGTGGCCAAGGGCGACCTCTCGCGCAAGGTCACGGTCGAGGTGGCCGGCGAGATGCTTGAGCTGAAGAACACCGTGAACACCATGGTGGACCAGCTGAACGGCTTCGCGGCGCAGGTCACCAGGGTGGCCCGGGACGTGGGCACGGAGGGCCGCCTGGGCGGCCAGGCGCAGGTCCCGGGCGTCGCGGGGGTGTGGCGGGACCTCACCGACTCGGTGAACTTCATGGCCGACAACCTGACCGGCCAGGTGCGCAACATCGCGCAGGTGACGACGGCGGTCGCGCGCGGGGACCTCTCGCAGAAGATCGAGGTGGACGCGCGGGGCGAGATCCTGGAGCTGAAGAACACCATCAACACGATGGTGGACCAGCTCTCCGGCTTCGCCGAGCAGGTGACCCGGGTGGCCCGCCAGGTCGGTACCGAGGGCCGCCTGGGCGGTCAGGCACAGGTGCCGGGCGCCGCCGGGGTCTGGCGGGACCTCACCGACAACGTCAACTTCATGGCGAACAACCTCACCGATCAGGTGCGCAACATCGCGCAGGTGACGACGGCGGTGGCCAAGGGCGACCTGTCGCAGAAGATCCAGGTGGACGCGCGGGGCGAGATCCTGGAGCTGAAGAACACCATCAACACGATGGTGGACCAGCTGGGCGCCTTCGCCGACGAGGTGACCAGAGTCGCCCGGGACGTCGGTACCGAGGGAATCCTCGGCGGTCAGGCGAGCGTGCCGGGGGTCTCCGGCACCTGGAAGGACCTGACCAACAGCGTCAACCTGATGGCCAACAACCTGACCAGCCAGGTCCGCAACATCGCGGAGGTCACCACGGCGGTCGCGCGCGGCGACGTCTCCAAGAAGATCACCGTCGACGCCCGCGGCGAGATCCTGGAGCTGGTCACCACCGTCAACACGATGGTCGACCAGCTCTCGGCGTTCGCCGACGAGGTGACCCGGGTGGCCCGCGAGGTGGGTACCGAGGGGATCCTGGGCGGCCAGGCCCGGGTCCGCGGGGTGTCGGGCATCTGGAAGGACCTGACCGACAACGTCAACTTCATGGCGTCCAATCTGACCAGCCAGGTGCGCAACATCGCCGAGGTCGCCACCGCGGTGGCCCGCGGTGACCTCTCCAAGAAGATCGACATCGAGGCGCAGGGCGAGGTCGCCGCGCTGGCCGGCACCCTGAACACGATGGTCGACCAGCTCTCCGCCTTCGCGGTGGAGGTGACCCGGGTGGCCCGCGAGGTCGGCACCGACGGCATCCTGGGCGGCCAGGCCGGGGTGCCGGGCGTGGCCGGGATCTGGAAGGACCTGACCGACAACGTCAACCTGATGGCCAACAACCTCACCGGGCAGGTCCGCAACATCGCCCTGGTGATCACGGCGGTGGCCCGCGGCGACCTCTCGCAGAAGATCGACGTCGATGCGCGCGGCGAGATCCTGCAGCTCAAGACCAGCATCAACACCATGGTCGACCAGCTCTCGGCGTTCGCCGACGAGGTGACCCGGGTGGCCCGCGAGGTGGGTACCGACGGGCGGCTCGGCGGCCAGGCCCGCGTCCCCGGCGTGGACGGCACCTGGCAGGACCTCACCGAGTCGGTGAACGAGCTGGCCAACAACCTGACCCGGCAGGTGCGCGCGATCGCCCAGGTCGCCACCGCGGTGACCAGGGGCGATCTCTCGCTGCGGATCGACGTGGACGCGTCCGGTGAGCTCGACGAGCTCAAGGACAACATCAACCAGATGATCGCCAACCTGCGCGAGACCACGCGCACCAACCAGGAACAGGACTGGCTGAAGACCAACCTGGCCCGGATCTCCGGCCTGCTGCAGGGCCGCCGGGACCTGGAGGCGGTCGCTTCGCTGATCATGACCGAGCTGACCCCGGTGGTCTCGGCCCAGCACGGCGCGTTCTTCCTGGCCCAGCCGGCCGGCCGGACCGCCGAGCTGATCACCGAGGACGACGACGAGAACGACACCGTGCTGCGGCTGATCGGCAGCTACGGCTACCAGCGGCGGGCGATGCCGACGACCTTCCGGCCCGGCGAGTCGCTGATCGGCCAGGCGGCGGTGGAGAAGCGCTCGATCATCCTCAAGGAGGCCCCGCCCGGGTACCTGAAGATCGCCTCGGGCCTCGGGGAGGCCTCGCCGGCCCACATCGTGGTGCTGCCGGTGCTGTTCGAGGGCCGCCTGCTGGGCGTGATCGAGCTGGCCACCTTCAGCTCCTTCACCACCGTCGCGCTGGACTTCCTCAACCAGATCGCCGATCTGATCGGCGTCACGGTCAACACCATCAGCGTCAACACCAAGACCGAGGGCCTGCTGCTGGAGTCCCAGCGGCTCACCGCCGAACTCTCCATGCGGTCGGCCGAGTTGGAGGCGCGCCAGGAGGAACTGGAGCGTACCAACGAGGAGTTGCAGGAGAAGGCCGAGCAACTCGCCCAGCAGAACCGCGACATCGAGATCAAGAACAGCGAGATCGAAGAGGCCCGGCAGGTCCTGGAGGAGCGCGCCGAGCAACTCGCCCTGGCCTCCCGCTACAAGAGCGAGTTCCTCGCCAACATGTCGCACGAGCTGCGGACCCCGCTCAACTCGCTGCTCATCCTGGCCAAGCTGCTCTCCGACAACAACGAGGGCAACCTCTCGCCCAAGCAGGTCGAATTCGCCGACACCATCCACGGCGCCGGGTCGGACCTGCTCCAGCTGATCAACGACATCCTGGACCTCTCCAAGGTCGAGGCGGGCAAGATGGACGTCCGCCCGTCCCGGATCGCCCTGGTGCAGCTGGTCGACTACGTGGAGGCCACCTTCCAGCCGGTCGCGCTGGACAAGAACCTGGACTTCGCCGTCCGGGTCTCCTCGGCGCTGCCGGTCACCCTGCACACCGACGAGCAGCGGCTCCAGCAGGTGCTGCGGAACCTGATCTCCAACGCGGTCAAGTTCACCGACTCCGGCGCGGTGGACTTCTCGATCAGCCCGGCCGGTCCCGACGTCCCGCAGCACGTCCGCGAGCGGCTGCTGGAGGCCGGCGCGATCAAGGGCCCGGACGACCCGCTGATCGCCTTCTCGGTCTCCGACACGGGCATCGGCATCCCGGAGAACAAGCTGCGGGAGATCTTCGAGGCGTTCAAGCAGGCCGACGGCACCACCAGCCGCAAGTACGGCGGCACCGGTCTCGGGCTCTCGATCAGCCGGGAGATCGCCCGGCTGCTCGGCGGCGAGATCCACGCCGAGAGCGAGCTGGGCGCGGGCTCGACGTTCACCCTCTACCTGCCGCTGCGCACCGACGGCGGGGAGGTCGCGCCGCCGTCCGCGCCGAACGCCCCGACGATCCGCGCCGCGGTCGGCGTCACCCCGGCGGGCACGCCCGTCCCGGTCGGCGAGAACCCGGCGGACCACTGGGCCCAGGAGGTCCGCGAACTCGCGGAGGAGCGCCGCCGCGGCGCCGTGGAGCGCCGTCGTGCGGCCCTGGAGGCACCGATCGAGGGCCGGCCGCCGTCCGGCGGCCCGGCGGCCCACCAGCCGTCCCGGGTGGACACCCGCTTCGACGGTCAGCAGGTGCTGATCGTGGACGACGACGTCCGCAACGTCTTCGCGCTCACCAGCGTCCTGGAGCAGCACGGGCTGACCGTGCTGTACGCCGAGAACGGCCGTGAGGGCATCGAGATGCTGGAGCAGCACGAGAACGTCGCGCTGGTCCTGATGGACATCATGATGCCGGAGATGGACGGCTACGCGACGACCGAGGCGATCCGCCGGATGCCGCAGTTCGCCGGGCTGCCGATCATCGCGCTGACCGCCAAGGCCATGAAGGGCGACCGGGAGAAGTCCCTGGAGGCCGGTGCCACCGACCACATCACCAAGCCGGTGGAGACCGACCACCTGCTCACCGTGATGCACGAGTGGCTGTCGGCGCGGAAGTCCTGACGCGGCCCTCCGCGGCCGGGCCCGCCCCCGCCGCCCGGTGCCCCACCGGGTCGTGGGGGCGCGAACCCCGGAGTCCGCTCCGGGGTTCGCGCCTTTCGGGGCGTGCTTTGCTGGCGGGGATGGCCGGGAACCCGGTAGGGTCACCGATCGTTGCGAACAGTGACCGGATGGCGACTCGCTGGTGAGCGTGCGCCGGGGCACTGGGTGCGCGTTGCCCCGGACCAGGTTGCGACGGGGCGGTGTGCCGGGCGAGGGGGTGCGGCTAGCATGACCGGGGTAGTGGTGGGCAGTGTGCGAGTGCCTTCCCCAGGCAGGCAGGCGACAGGAGGGCGGGCCGTAATGCAGAAGGCGAAGATCCTCCTGGTCGACGACCGGCCGGAGAACCTGCTGGCGCTGGAGGCGATCCTCTCGGCGCTGGACCAGACGCTGGTACGGGCGGCCTCCGGCGAGGAGGCGCTCAAGGCGCTGCTCACCGACGATTTCGCGGTGATCCTGCTGGACGTCCAGATGCCCGGGATGGACGGCTTCGAGACGGCCGCCCACATCAAGCGGCGCGAGCGCACCCGGGACATCCCGATCATCTTCCTGACCGCGCTCAACCACGGGCCGCACCACACCTTCCGCGGCTACGCGGCGGGCGCGGTGGACTACATCTCCAAGCCCTTCGATCCGTGGGTGCTGCGCGCCAAGGTCTCGGTCTTCGTCGACCTCTACATGAAGAACTGCCAGCTCAAGGAGCAGGCGGCGCTGCTGCGCCTACAACTGGAGGCGGGCGGCGAGCAGCCTGCCCTCGGCGGTGCGCTGCTCGGCGAGCTGTCGGCGCGGCTGGCGTCGGTGGAGGAGCAGGCCGAGGCGCTCGTCAAGCAGCTGGACGGCACCGAGGACGGCGGGGTCGCCGCCACCGCGGCGCATCTGGAGCGCAAGCTGGCGGGTCTGCGGCGGGCCCTGGACGCGTTGCGTCCCGGGGTGGAGTAGCGGCCGCCCGCGCGCACCCGTCCGGGTGAAACCGGGGCGGTGTGACGGTGTGTCTGCGACACGGCGGGGCGCCCCGGCTCGGCACGTGGGCACAGCTGGTCGGCCCCGGTAGGCTGCTGAGCCATGGCCACACGTACGCCCGGAAGCGCGGCACGCAACCCGAGTCCGGGACCGTCCAAGAAGGCCGCGGCGAAGGCTCCGGCCAAGCCGGTCGCGAAGAAGGCGGCCGCCAAGAAGGCCGCCCCGGCGAAGAAGGCGGCGGCGAAGCCCGCGCCGCCCGCCCCGCCGGCACCGAGGCCGATACTCTTCCGGGCCGTCCGGGCCGTCTGGCTCGGCCTGGCGCACAGCGTCGGCGCGGTCTTCCGCGGCTTCGGCGACGGCGCCAAGAACCTCGACCCGGCGCACCGCAAGGACGGCGTGGGCCTGCTGCTGTTCGCGCTCGCGCTGGTCACCGCCGCCGGCACCTGGTTCAGCCCGCAGGGCTGGCTCGGCGAGGCGGCCACCAACGTGGTCTCCGGGCTCTTCGGCCGGCTGGACGTGCTGGTGCCGTTCCTGCTGGCCCTGGTCGCGGTCCGGCTGATGCGCCACCCGGAGCTGCCGGAGGCCAACGGGCGGATCATGATCGGTCTGAGCGCCCTGGTGGTCGGCGTGCTCGGACTGGTCCACATCGGCTGCGGCGCGCCCATGATGGGCAGCGGCGCGACCCGGATAAGGGCGGCCGGCGGGATCGTCGGCTGGGCCGTCTCCACCCCGATGATGGCCGCCGCCGGGCCGCCGCTCGCGGTGCCGCTGCTCCTGCTGCTGGCCTTCTTCGGCCTGCTGGTGACCACCGCCACCCCGGTCAACCGGATCCCCGAACGGCTGCGCGCCGCCGGGGTGCGGCTCGGCGTGGTCGAGCCCGGCCCGCAGGACGCCTTCGCCGAGGGGCGTGCGCCGGAGCGCGAGTTCTCCACCGAGCCGCCGGAGGACGCGGACCCCTCGGCGCTGCCGTACCGCGTCGAGATCGACGGTCTCGCTCCGCCGGACGAGGTCGGTGCCCGCCGTCGCCGGCGCCGCCGCAAGCAGCTGGACGACCCGGAGCTCGCCTCCGGCGTCCCCGACCTGCTCGCGAAGGACCCGTTCGGCGAGGACCCGGTGGACCCGTACGCCACCCGCGACCTCGCCGCCGGGGCCGCCGCGGACCTGGACGGCGCGCTGGTCTACGGGGTGCCCGCCTCCTCGGCGGTGGCGGACATGATGCACCAGGTGCAGGACCGCACCGCCCCGCCGGAGGAGGCCGCCGTGCCGCCCGCCCGCAGCGGCGGCCAGGCGGCCCCCGAGGAGCACGGCCCGGCCCCGGTGCGGATGGAGCAGCTCCAGCTCTCCGGCGACGTCACCTACGCGCTCCCCCCGCTCGACCTGTTGGAGCGCGGCGGCCCGGCGAAGGCCCGCAGCGCCCTCAACGACGAGGTGGTGGCCCAGCTCACCGGGACCTTCGGCGAGTTCAAGGTGGACGCCAAGGTCACCGGCTTCACCCGGGGGCCGACGGTCACCCGCTACGAGGTCGAGCTGGGCCCGGCCGTCAAGGTGGAGCGGATCACCGCGCTCGCCAAGAACATCGCGTACGCGGTGGCCAGCCCGGACGTGCGGATCATCAGCCCGATCCCGGGGAAGTCCGCGGTCGGCATCGAGATCCCGAACCGGGACCGCGAGATGGTCAACCTCGGGGACCTGCTGCGCTCGCGCACGGCCGCCGAGGACACCCACCCGATGGTGGTCGGGATGGGCAAGGACGTCGAGGGCCACACCGTGATGGCCAACCTCGCCAAGATGCCGCACATCCTGGTGGCCGGCGCGACCGGCGCCGGCAAGTCGTCCTGCATCAACTGCCTGATCACCTCGATCCTGGCGCGGGCCACCCCGGACGAGGTCCGGATGGTGCTGGTCGACCCCAAGCGGGTCGAGCTGACCGCGTACGAGGGCATCCCGCACCTGATCACGCCGATCATCACCAACCCCAAGAAGGCCGCCGAGGCCCTCCAGTGGGTGGTGCGCGAGATGGACCTGCGCTACGACGACCTGGCCGCGTTCGGCTTCCGGCACGTCGACGACTTCAACGCGGCGGTGAAGGCCGGCAAGGTGACCGCCCCGCTGGGCAGCGAGCGCGAGCTGACCCCGTACCCGTACCTGCTGGTGATCGTCGACGAGCTGGCCGACCTGATGATGGTCGCCCCGCGCGACGTCGAGGACTCGGTGGTCCGGATCACCCAGCTGGCCCGCGCGGCCGGCATCCACCTGGTGCTGGCCACCCAGCGGCCCTCGGTGGACGTGGTCACCGGTCTGATCAAGGCCAACGTGCCGTCCCGGCTGGCCTTCGCCACCTCGGCGATGGCCGACTCCCGGGTCATCCTCGACCAGCCCGGCGCGGAGAAGCTGATCGGCAAGGGCGACGCGCTCTTCCTCCCGATGGGCGCGAGCAAGCCCGTCCGGATGCAGGGCGCGTTCGTCACCGAGGCCGAGATCGCCGCCGTCGTCCAGCACTGCAAGGATCAGCTGACGGCGGTCTACCGGGACGACGTGACGGTCGGCGGCGGGCCGAAGAAGGAGATCGACGAGGAGATCGGCGACGATCTGGACCTGCTGATCCAGGCCGCCGAGCTGGTCGTCTCCACCCAGTTCGGCTCCACCTCGATGCTCCAGCGCAAGCTGCGGGTCGGTTTCGCCAAGGCGGGCCGGCTGATGGACCTGATGGAGTCGCGCGGGATCGTCGGCCCGAGCGAGGGCTCCAAGGCCCGCGACGTCCTGGTGAAACCGGACGAGCTGGACGGCGTGCTCATCGCCATCCGGGGCTGACCGGCCGCCCCGGACGGTGCGTGCCCTTGCGGGTGTTCACTCGTTCGGAGGAGGGTAGGCGCGGTGCGCGGAACCGATCGAACGTGCACCGCGTCACAGGGCGCAAGAGCGGCCTCCGGGTTCGTCGGCCCCCGTCCTGACTGTCGGTCAGTGGACGATCGGAACCGTGCCCGGATGGGCGTGCGCATTCGGTCCTGCTCCGCTTGAGAAACGATCCTCCTCCGCCCCTAGACTGTTCTCCAGCAGGTGGCCATCCGCTCGAAAGGCGTGCACCGTGACCATCGGCAAGTCCCCCGATCGCGAGAACGCTCCGTCCTCCGCCGAGCTGTCCGGCGAGCCGGACCACGCGGCCGATGCCCCGAGCATCGGCCGGGTGCTGTCCGTCGCCCGGATCGACGCCGGACTCACGGTCGATCAGGTGAGTACCGCCACCCGGGTCCGGGTGCCGATCGTGCATGCCATCGAGGAGGACGACTTCGCCCGATGCGGTGGCGATTTCTACGCCCGGGGCCACATCCGGGCGATCGCCCGGGCGGTCGGCGTGGACGGCGAGGCACTGGTCGCCCGGTACGACGCCGCGCACGGCGGGGCCCCCGCCGGCAAGCGGCCCACCCAGCTGATCGACAGCGGGCCGATCAAGGTGCCCGGCCGCGGCCGCCCGAACTGGACGGCCGCGATGGTGGCCGCGATCTTCGCGGTGGTCGCCCTGATCGGCTTCAACCTGGTGAGCGGCAAGACCGGCGGCTCGACCACCGGCTCGGCCAGCGCGCCGCTGCCCAGTGGGTCCGGCACCGGCTCGGTCGCGCCCGTCGCCTCACCGAGCGTCCAGCCGCCGGCCCCGGCGCCCAGCGCCGAGGCGATCGCGGCCGCCCCGGCCGACAAGGTCACGGTGAAGCTGGTCGCCGAGAAGGACACCAGCTGGGTCTCGGCGCTGGACGGCAGCGGCAAGTCCCTGTTCCAGAACAACATCGAGGAAGGCCAGGACCAGACCTTCACCGACCCGAAGCAGATCAAGCTGGTGATCGGCAACGCGGGTGCCGTGCATGTGTACGTCAACGGCAAGGATCTCGGTCCGGCCGGGAAGAACGGCCAGGTGGTGCACGTCACGTACACCCCCGGCGACCCGCAGGCGGGCTGATGGCAGGGGCCGTGCGCCCCGGTGAAGATCTGGTAATCCGAGGCGCGCGGCCTCCGGGGCGAACGGCACCGGAGGCCGCGCGTTAATCTTGGCCCTATGCCTGAACGCCGTACTGTCGCCCTTGTCACGCTCGGATGCGCCCGCAACGAGGTGGACTCCGAGGAACTCGCCGGGCGACTGGAGGCCGACGGCTGGCTGCTCGTCGACGACGCCTCCGACGCCGACGTGGCCGTCGTCAACACCTGCGGGTTCGTCGAGGCCGCCAAGAAGGACTCCGTCGACGCCCTACTGGAGGCCAACGACCTCAAGGGGCACGGTCGCACCCAGGCCGTCGTCGCGGTCGGCTGTATGGCCGAGCGGTACGGCAAGGAGCTGGCCGACGCGCTGCCCGAGGCGGACGGCGTGCTCGGCTTCGACGACTACTCCGACATCTCCGACCGCCTGCAGACCATCCTGTCCGGCGGCCACCACGCCCCGCACCTGCCGCGCGACCGCCGCAAGCTGCTGCCGCTGAGCCCGGTCGAGCGCCAGGCCGCCGCCGCCGAGGTCGCCCTGCCGGGCCACGGGGCCCCCGAGGACCTGCCCGAGGGCCTCGCCCCGGCCTCCGGCCCGCGCACCCTGCGCAAGCGGCTGGACGACAACCCGGTCGCCTCGGTGAAGCTCGCCTCGGGCTGCGACCGCCGGTGCTCCTTCTGCGCCATCCCGGCCTTCCGCGGCTCGTTCATCTCGCGCCGCCCCTCCGACGTGCTGCAGGAGGCCCAGTGGCTGGCCGCGCAGGGCGTCCGCGAGGTGGTGCTGGTCAGCGAGAACAACACCTCCTACGGCAAGGACCTCGGCGACATCCGGCTGCTGGAGACGCTGCTCGGCGAGATCTCCGCGATCGAGGGCGTCGAACGCGTCCGGGTCTCCTACCTGCAGCCCGCCGAGATGCGGCCGGGGCTGATCGACGCGATGACCGGCACCGCCGACGTGGTGCCCTACTTCGACCTCTCGTTCCAGCACTCGGCGCCCGCGGTGCTGCGCCGGATGCGGCGGTTCGGCTCCACTGACCAGTTCCTGGAGCTGCTCGGGACCATCCGCGGCAAGGCCCCGCAGGCCGGCGCCCGCTCCAACTTCATCGTCGGCTTCCCCGGTGAGACCGAGGAGGACTTCGCCGAGCTGGAGCGGTTCGTCACGCACGCGGGCCTCGACGCGATCGGCGTCTTCGGCTACTCGGACGAGGACGGCACCGAGGCGGCGACCTTCGACGGCAAGCTGCCCGAGGACGTGGTGGCGGACCGGCTGAACCGGCTCTCCAGGCTCGCCGAGGAGATGACCGCCCAGCGGGCCGAGCAGCGGATCGGGACCGAGGTCGAGGTGCTGATCGAGTCGGTCGACGGCGACCTGGTCGAGGGCCGCGCCGCCCACCAGGCCCCCGAGACGGACGGCCTCACCACGCTCACCGGGGTGGCCGACCCGCAGGTCGGCCGGTTCTACCGGGCCCGCGTGGTCGCCAGCGAGGGCGTCGACCTGATCGCCGAGGCGCTGGAGCAGGTCCGGGTCGGCCAGGCCCCGGGAGCCGGGGAATGACCAAGGGGCCCGGCGCTCCGGCCGCGGCTCACCCGGGCAGACCGGCGGCCGCGGCCCCGCCGGCGCCGGGAATCTGGAACATCG of the Kitasatospora sp. NBC_01246 genome contains:
- the rimO gene encoding 30S ribosomal protein S12 methylthiotransferase RimO, with translation MPERRTVALVTLGCARNEVDSEELAGRLEADGWLLVDDASDADVAVVNTCGFVEAAKKDSVDALLEANDLKGHGRTQAVVAVGCMAERYGKELADALPEADGVLGFDDYSDISDRLQTILSGGHHAPHLPRDRRKLLPLSPVERQAAAAEVALPGHGAPEDLPEGLAPASGPRTLRKRLDDNPVASVKLASGCDRRCSFCAIPAFRGSFISRRPSDVLQEAQWLAAQGVREVVLVSENNTSYGKDLGDIRLLETLLGEISAIEGVERVRVSYLQPAEMRPGLIDAMTGTADVVPYFDLSFQHSAPAVLRRMRRFGSTDQFLELLGTIRGKAPQAGARSNFIVGFPGETEEDFAELERFVTHAGLDAIGVFGYSDEDGTEAATFDGKLPEDVVADRLNRLSRLAEEMTAQRAEQRIGTEVEVLIESVDGDLVEGRAAHQAPETDGLTTLTGVADPQVGRFYRARVVASEGVDLIAEALEQVRVGQAPGAGE